The DNA sequence ACCCAGTAGGCTTGCTAGCAGGCTACAAACTGGTATACTGCTTCTTCTGCGCGTAAAGTAATTGGGCATAACAAGATTGAGGAGAGCTGTTTTGAAAAGAGTCGGTATTAGCAATGAAAATAGCAGACCCGCCACCCACTGCAGCGGTTGGCAGGCCTGGTGTGCGGTACGATTCTACAACACGCCGCCAGGCCTCGGTAGGAAGCAAGTAGGGATTCCTGCCGAGGCCGATTCGGGGCAAAGCAGACGTGCCGACGTAGTTAAAACTTCAGCTTGGCAATGTTGAACTTGGTGGCCGCCGGCGTGGCGGGCGTTTGCAGCTCGTTGATGCGCGAATACAGCACGTAAGTTTCCGTGGCGCTGCGCCGGGCCAGGGTGGTGGGATATTCGGGCAGAGTGGCGAAGGTGCCGGCCACCGTTACGTCGCCCCAGCCATTGGCCGTGGTCAGGTTGTAGACTTTCGACTGGGAGTTGCAGGAGGCGTACAGCCGGCCGGCTTCTATTAGGGTCAGCCCGTCGATGCCCTTCAGATCCTGGCTGCTGCCGACTTTGGTGAAGGCCGTGGGGTTACTCAGCGGCACTTTGAACAGGCTGCCGTCATCCGTCTTGGCGACCAGCAAGTAGCCGTCGGGGTGCACCTCGATGCCGTTGAGGCCAAACTGCCCGGCCGGGGCACCCAGGCGGGCATCTTCCAGGAAAACCGAGGCCACGCCCGCCACGTCGACCTTATAGATGATGGGAGCGAAGCTGTCGGTGACGTACACGTTGCCGGCCTGGTCAACGGCCATATCGTTGGCGAAGTGGCTCAGGGCGGGCCGCAAGCTGCCCAGGTCGACGTAGCCCACGCGCTTGCCAAACCCGTCGTAGCTGGCCAGCGCCGCCAGCTTGCCCTTGGTGGCGGCCGTGGTTTTGTCCTTGTTGTAGCCGGGGTCGGAAACGGCCACCAGCAGGCGGTTGCGTTCCGCGTCGATGTGCAGGCCCACCGACGACACCAGGCTGGCGTCGGTAACGAACGGGGCGTAGGAGCCATCATCGGCCACCTGGCTGATGATGCCGGTGGTCAGGGAGCTCACCAGAAAGCGGCGGCCGTTGGTGTCGTAGTCGATGCCTTCCGGATACAGATTTTCCTTGGTGAAGGTCACCAGGTCGGCCCCGGGGGGAGGCGCCAGGGTAGGCTCTACGTCGTTGTTGAAGCAGGCCGAGAGGCTGACAGAGCCCACCAGCAGGCCCATCATCATCGTGAACTGGCGTGCGCCCCGTGGTTTTAAGCGAAAAGAAGTCATGCGAAGAACAGCGTAAAAGCAGAAAATAATCTTGAAACGTGCGGGCCCCCACCGGGACCAGGCCGCCGGACGAAGCTTTGCTTACAGATAAGAGCCGTTGGGGGCCGGAAAAAGTTGCCTGGCGCACAAGATTAGTAGAATTGTCGCAGATGCCGGGCCGCCCGCAGCCCGCAAAACGAACAAGCCCCGCGTTTTGGTGTTTGCAGCCTATGCCTCGTCCTTCCTCATCGGTGCCCGCCAAGCTGGTCAAAGGGAATCTGCCCACCAAAGTCTGCGCCGTGTGTGGCCGGCCGTTTGAGTATCGCAAAAAATGGCGCAACTGCTGGGATGAGGTAAAGTACTGCGGCGAGAAGTGCCAGCGCCATAAGGCCGGCCGGCCGGCGCCGCAGTAGCGAAGCGCCGCTCTCATTCCTGGCTCTACCCCCGCCGCGCGCCTGGCGCCGTAGGGCCGCGCTGCGTATCTTGACCCGCAAAACCACCCGCATGAACCGACGCTTTTTCCTGCGTACCAGCAGCCTGGCCGGCGTGGCCCTGTCTACCTGGACGCTCAGCAGCTGCACCACCGAATCGAAGGACACGCCCGCGGCCCTGGCCGTGGACCCCGAACAGGCGGCGGCTACGCCCAGCTTTGAGCTCAGCGAGGCCACCATTACGGACCTGCAGGCCAAGCTCCAACGCGGGGAATACACGGCCCGCCGGCTGACGGAGCTGTATTTGCAGCGCATCGAGGCCCTCGACCGGAATGGGCCCCGCCTGCGCGCTGTCATCGAGGTGAACCCCGAGGCCCTGCAGCTGGCCGACGCCCTGGACCAGGAGCGCAAAAACGGCAAGGTGCGCGGCCCCCTGCACGGCATTCCGGTGCTCATCAAGGACAACATCGACACCGCCGACCAGCTGCAAACCACCGCCGGCGCCCTGGCGTTGGCCGGCCACAAGGCCAAGCAGGACGCCTTCATCGTGCAGCGGCTGCGGGCGGCCGGGGCCGTGCTGCTGGGCAAAACCAACCTGAGCGAGTGGGCCAATTTCCGCTCGACGCGCAGCACCAGCGGCTGGAGCAGCCGGGGCGGCCAGACCAAAAACCCCTACATCCTGGACCGGACGCCCAGCGGCTCCAGCTCGGGCTCGGGCGTGGCCGTTGCCGCCAACCTCTGCGCCGTGGCCATCGGCACCGAAACCGACGGCTCGGTGGTGTCGCCGGCCTCGTGCTCGGGCATCGTGGGCATCAAGCCCACCGTGGGCCTGCTCAGCCGCGCGGGCATCATCCCGATTTCGGCTACCCAGGACACGGCCGGCCCCATGGCCCGCACCGTGCGCGACGCGGCCCTGCTGCTCACGGCCCTCACCGGCGTGGACGCCAACGACGACGTAACCCGGGAAAGCGCCGGCAAAGCCGCGGCCGACTACACCGTTTTTCTGCAGACCGACGGGCTGCAAGGGAAGCGGCTGGGCGTGGAGAAAAACCACCTAAAAGGCAATTCCGACGCTATTCCGCTGCTACAGGCCGCTTTGGCGGAACTCAAAGCCCAGGGCGCCACCATCGTGGAAGTGGAGCTGGAAAAGCATATCGACCCGCTCGGCGAGGCCGAGTACGACGTGCTGCTCTACGAGTTCAAGGACGGGGTGAACAAGTACCTGAGTACGGCCGGGGCCGCGGTGAAAACCGTAGCCGACGTCATGGCCTTCAACCTGAAAAACAAGGCCCAGGCCATGCCGTTTTTCCAACAGGAAATTCTGGAAGCGGCCGAAAAAACCGACGGCCTGAGCAGCCCGAAATACCAGGCGGCGCTGAAAAAAAGCCACGGTGGCGCCCGCCAGGCCCTCGACGCCGTGCTGCGCGACAACCGCCTCGACGCCCTCGTGGCCATTACCAACAGCCCCGCACCCTGCCTCGACCTGATCAACGGTGACTCCTGGAAAGGACCGGGCTTTTCCTCCCCGGCGGCCATGGCCGGCTACCCGCACATCACCGTGCCCATGGGGCAGGCCCACGGCTTGCCGGTCGGGCTGTCATTCGTGGGCGGGGCCTACCAGGAAGGCCCCCTGCTGACGCTGGCCTACGCCTACGAGCAGGCGTCGAAGAAGCGGACAGCGCCGCAGTTCGGGGCTCCGTTTGTGGGCTAAGCGGTTGGTAAGCGTCAGGGCACTAGGTGCGCGACCTGCGGCCAGGCCACGGCGGCATGCGTCAGGGCTATGGTGAACAGAAAGGTCAGTAGGCCAACCAGGGCGAAAAACCAGCCTGGTTTGTAGGATTCGATAAGCCTGATTTTGAACAGGCCGTATGCCACGCCCACGGCCAGCAGAAAAGCCGACCCGCCGCACACTACGGACCCCCAATTGCTGCCCAGAAAACCCCGGGGCGTTAGCACGAGCAGCAGCACCAGGAGCGCCAGCAAAAGCACACTGCCGCAAATTACCAGCAGCAGTACGTACCCGACCAACCGGGCCGGCGTCGTGGGGCGTTTGGTTGGTTTGGAAGGCGAGTCAGCTAGCAGTAACAGGTTGCTAAGCACGTCCAGTGCGTCAAGAAAATCCATTGCCTGCTGAATATCAGTATTCTATAACGGCAACCAACAACGGTTGGAGCGGCGCAAGATAAGCAGCCTGGCGTTGAACCAGGAGCTTACGAAACCAGCATTTCCCCAATCAGGCGGTTGAGCAGGGTCGTGAGCTGGGCGGCCTCCTGGTGAATTGCCGGCGTGCCAACGGGGTTGCCGGCAATGTCGACGGCCGCGCCGGTGCTGCCAATTTCGGCCAGCATCGTCAGGCTGTGCACCAGGGAGGGTACCGTCAGGTGGGGCTGCGTTGCCGCGGCCAGCGGCGGGTTGCCCAGGCGGCGCAGCTCCAGCAGCAGCATCACCGTGGTAGCCAGTTGCCGGAGCAGCTCCTGCTCGTCGGGGGAAAAAGTGCGGGCCTGGTGGTCGATAACGCAGAGGGAACCGATGTTGAAGCCGTCGGGCGTTTGCAGCGGATGGCCGGCGTAGAACTCCAGGCGCAGGGCCTGCAGCAGGGTGGGCTCCGTCAGGGCGCAGGGGTTGGTGCCCAGACTTTCGAACACGGTAGCCTGGTTGTGCAGCACGGCCACCGAGCACAGGCTTTCGGAGCGCCGCACCCGCCCGGCGTCGGGCAGGCCAAAGTTGGCTTTAAACCACACGCTCTCGGCTTCTACCAGCGACACCAGGGCAATGGGGGCCCGGAACAGCTTGGCCGTGAGGGCCGCCAAATCGTCGAAGAGGCTTTCCGGGGCCGTGCCCACAATTTGGTAGCGACTCAGCGCCAATAGTCGATCCTCTTCGTTGCCGGGAATCAAGGATGAGGGCGAAAGAGGCATGAAAAACTACGTGGGAAGGATGCGTGTTTCTACGGATAGAAAAATTATTAGATGAATAGGATTTGTTGAATGTTTTGTGAATGGGCTGGGGCAACAGCTCTAGATGACGGTTGCTTTTCCTTACCAGCATGGCACCTATTCCTAGCTCTCCCTACTCGGCGAAGACGGCCGCTACCACCTGCGCGGCGAGTTCTACACGCCCGGCGCTATTCCGATGGCCACGCTGCCGGAGTTGCAACTGGAGTGGGCGGAGGTGTTTGAGGGGGTAGGTGCCTTTAAAAATAGTATCATCCACCTTACAGTGTAAGGTGGATGATACTATTTTACTTCTGTTCCTTGGATCGTAAGCTGCTTAACATTTCAACTATTTCACTTGGTATATCCTCTAATTCTAGACTTGCAAGTATTTCTGCATAAGATATTTGTACTTTAAGGTCATTGTTGATCCAGTGCATTATCCCCTTCATTGTTTCTTTACCCATTCCATTTATGATTAGGCTTTCGAAAGTGCCATCAGCTTCATATAGTTCACATATTTTTTTTGCTTCGCTTCTAGCTAATTCAGGATTTCTGTATTCTTGTTTTCCCATAAGTTGAGCTGATTTGTAAATGTTTTCCTCTAGAGTTCCTTCAAAGTTATATTTTCTAAGTGTTATCGTCTCCTTTAACAAAGATAGTATTTTATCTTTTATGGCTTCAATAGATGTTAAATGAATTATTTCCTTTTTTTTATTAATTGCTCTGAATAATAATTTTGGATTTAGCAGATAATTTTCTATTTCATATCTTTTTAGTACATATAAATTTACATTTTTTCTGTGTCCGAAATTTATTAAATTACTGCTCCATTCATCAGATAGTCCATCTCTGTCTCTTATAAATGTAATATTAATATCTTTGTCTAAAAATTTGTTAAAAATGTCATTGAGAAAAAAAGGAGATTTATCATCCTTTCCTCTGCCTTTTAGTATTGGAATTGTATTCGCTCCGGTTAAGCTGCCAATGCTTGCTATTTTGTCAAAAGCTTCTAATATAGATGTGTTTGCATCCTCCAAAAACAAAAGTTGTCCACTTATTACAGATTTGCCCAAATCATAAGAATCTATTCTTCCTGCTATTTCATTTTCTACATCTTCAGAATTTGCTAACGCTTTGTTTATTTTATTTAAAGATGATACTGGAATAACTTCAGTTGGCTCTGAAGCTCGAATTATGGAAGTAGAATGAGTTGATATTATTATTTGAATACCCAATTCCTTCTGTATGTCACGTAAGGTTTTTGCCAATGAAGTTTGAAGATTGGGATGTAGATGCGCGTCGGGTTCATCCAATAGTACTATATCACAATCTATTGGGCAGAAGCGATAAATAGGTGTAAGTATTTGTAAAATTTGCATGAATCCACTTCCCGAAGACATGAAATCCAAAGAAAGTTTTTCTTTGTCACATTGTTCAGTGTAATGTGCAAGAATATTCAAGTCCTCTCTCTCATTAAATTCTACTTTTTCTAATTCGAAGTTAAAGTCATTCTTAAGTCTTGTTGCTAGTTTTTGATATGCATCAGGTGTATTTTGTTTTGTATCTAGTACTAAATTTCTGATGATTGTGCTTACATCGCCTGTTCTCATTCTATCTTGAATAGCTAGAGGAAATACCCTTTCCTCGCTTGCTCTTAGGCCAATAAATCCCGATATAAATAATGGAGCTTTATTATGTAGATTTGGATTATTTTTTAATTCAGAGGCAGTGGAGACACATTTTAAATTGAATGTTCCAAATAAAGCTCTTATTTTTAATTTATAAATGTTTTTATTTTCATCTGTTAATTCAATAGCGGCTCCTTGGTTAATTGATTTAGTATTCCTTTGTGTGTTCTCACCGCGAGAGAGCTTTGCATAGAATAATTCTCTGTAATCTGAGAAGCTTATGCCTGGTAGGTTTGTCATGCCTACGCCTCTTTTTTTGACTTTTATATTTCCATTTGCGTCGTTGCTGACGAATTCGTTCTTGAATAGAGTATTTAAAGATAAGTTGATAGCCTGCATAACTGTTGTCTTTCCTGAGCTGTTTTCTCCCATGAGTATAGTGAACGGGGCCAATTCTACTTCGATGTCTTTAAATTTTTTGAATCGCTGTATTTTGATTTTGTGTAGCATTAGTGCTAAGATTAGTTGTTTGAGAAGATTGAGAAAAGTAAATAAAAGCCTACTTAGTGAGTATTCCAACCTGTATCTTTGCGGCTTCATACCCCGCAAAGTAGGATGATTTCCATTACCGACCTCGATTTTCACTTCGGCTCCCGCACTCTCTACGACAAGGCCAGCCTCCATATCAAACCCAAGGATAAGATTGGCCTGATCGGGCTCAACGGCCGGGGCAAATCCACGCTGCTGCGCATTCTGGTGGGCGAGTACAAGCCCGACGGCGGCAGCATCTCCATGAGCAAGGACGTGAGCCTGGGCTTCCTGAACCAGGATTTGCTCAGCTACGACTCCCACGAGCCCATCCTGATTGTGGCCATGCAGGCCTTCGGCGAGGCCCTGGAAGTGCAGAAGAAAATCGACGAGGTGCTGCTCGAGTTCGAAACCAACTACACCGACGACTTGGTCGAGAAGCTGGCCGACTTGCAGGAGCGCTTCGAGGCTCTGGGCGGCTACACCATGCAGGCCCGCACCGAGGAAATCCTGGAAGGCCTGGGCTTTACCACCGAGGAGCTGCAAAAGCCGCTGAAGCAGTTTTCGGGCGGCTGGCGCATGCGCGTGATGCTGGCCAAAATTCTGTTGCAGCAGCCTTCCCTGCTGCTGCTCGACGAACCGACCAACCACCTGGACTTGCCCTCCATCAAGTGGATTGAAAACTACCTGGCCGGCTACGAAGGCGCCGTGATTATCGTGAGTCACGACCGGGAATTCCTGGACCGCACCACCAACACCACCGTGGAGGTAACCGGCGGCAAGCTGGTGCCCTACGCCGGCAACTACTCGTTCTACCTCGAAGAGAAGGAGGAGCGCAACGCCATTCAGAAGGGCGCGTTCGAAAACCAGCAGGCCCAGATTCGGCAGGCGGAGCGGTTTATTGAGCGGTTTAAGGCCAAAGCTTCGAAAGCCAAGCAGGCCCAGAGCCGCGTGAAGGCCCTGGATAAGCTGGAGCGCATCGAAGACGTGGCCGCCGACGACGCCAAGGTCAACATCAAGTTCAACTTCACCGTCACGCCCGGCCGCCACATTCTGCGCATGGAGCACGTGGGCAAGAAGTACGCCGATAAGCTCATCTTCCGCGACACCCACGTCCACATCGAGCGGGGCGACAAAATCGCGCTGATCGGGGCCAACGGCAAGGGCAAGTCCACCTTGATGCGCCTGGTGGCGGGGCAGGAGGCGCCCACCACCGGCAACCACCAGCTGGGCCACAACGTCATCATGTCGTTCTACGCTCAGCACCAGCTCGAAAGCCTGCGCATCGACAACGAGATTCTGCAGGAAATGGTGGAAGCCGGCTCCAAGCGCTCCGAA is a window from the Hymenobacter aquaticus genome containing:
- a CDS encoding SMP-30/gluconolactonase/LRE family protein; this translates as MTSFRLKPRGARQFTMMMGLLVGSVSLSACFNNDVEPTLAPPPGADLVTFTKENLYPEGIDYDTNGRRFLVSSLTTGIISQVADDGSYAPFVTDASLVSSVGLHIDAERNRLLVAVSDPGYNKDKTTAATKGKLAALASYDGFGKRVGYVDLGSLRPALSHFANDMAVDQAGNVYVTDSFAPIIYKVDVAGVASVFLEDARLGAPAGQFGLNGIEVHPDGYLLVAKTDDGSLFKVPLSNPTAFTKVGSSQDLKGIDGLTLIEAGRLYASCNSQSKVYNLTTANGWGDVTVAGTFATLPEYPTTLARRSATETYVLYSRINELQTPATPAATKFNIAKLKF
- a CDS encoding DUF2256 domain-containing protein translates to MPRPSSSVPAKLVKGNLPTKVCAVCGRPFEYRKKWRNCWDEVKYCGEKCQRHKAGRPAPQ
- a CDS encoding amidase, whose product is MNRRFFLRTSSLAGVALSTWTLSSCTTESKDTPAALAVDPEQAAATPSFELSEATITDLQAKLQRGEYTARRLTELYLQRIEALDRNGPRLRAVIEVNPEALQLADALDQERKNGKVRGPLHGIPVLIKDNIDTADQLQTTAGALALAGHKAKQDAFIVQRLRAAGAVLLGKTNLSEWANFRSTRSTSGWSSRGGQTKNPYILDRTPSGSSSGSGVAVAANLCAVAIGTETDGSVVSPASCSGIVGIKPTVGLLSRAGIIPISATQDTAGPMARTVRDAALLLTALTGVDANDDVTRESAGKAAADYTVFLQTDGLQGKRLGVEKNHLKGNSDAIPLLQAALAELKAQGATIVEVELEKHIDPLGEAEYDVLLYEFKDGVNKYLSTAGAAVKTVADVMAFNLKNKAQAMPFFQQEILEAAEKTDGLSSPKYQAALKKSHGGARQALDAVLRDNRLDALVAITNSPAPCLDLINGDSWKGPGFSSPAAMAGYPHITVPMGQAHGLPVGLSFVGGAYQEGPLLTLAYAYEQASKKRTAPQFGAPFVG
- a CDS encoding GAF domain-containing protein, yielding MPLSPSSLIPGNEEDRLLALSRYQIVGTAPESLFDDLAALTAKLFRAPIALVSLVEAESVWFKANFGLPDAGRVRRSESLCSVAVLHNQATVFESLGTNPCALTEPTLLQALRLEFYAGHPLQTPDGFNIGSLCVIDHQARTFSPDEQELLRQLATTVMLLLELRRLGNPPLAAATQPHLTVPSLVHSLTMLAEIGSTGAAVDIAGNPVGTPAIHQEAAQLTTLLNRLIGEMLVS
- a CDS encoding AAA family ATPase codes for the protein MLHKIKIQRFKKFKDIEVELAPFTILMGENSSGKTTVMQAINLSLNTLFKNEFVSNDANGNIKVKKRGVGMTNLPGISFSDYRELFYAKLSRGENTQRNTKSINQGAAIELTDENKNIYKLKIRALFGTFNLKCVSTASELKNNPNLHNKAPLFISGFIGLRASEERVFPLAIQDRMRTGDVSTIIRNLVLDTKQNTPDAYQKLATRLKNDFNFELEKVEFNEREDLNILAHYTEQCDKEKLSLDFMSSGSGFMQILQILTPIYRFCPIDCDIVLLDEPDAHLHPNLQTSLAKTLRDIQKELGIQIIISTHSTSIIRASEPTEVIPVSSLNKINKALANSEDVENEIAGRIDSYDLGKSVISGQLLFLEDANTSILEAFDKIASIGSLTGANTIPILKGRGKDDKSPFFLNDIFNKFLDKDINITFIRDRDGLSDEWSSNLINFGHRKNVNLYVLKRYEIENYLLNPKLLFRAINKKKEIIHLTSIEAIKDKILSLLKETITLRKYNFEGTLEENIYKSAQLMGKQEYRNPELARSEAKKICELYEADGTFESLIINGMGKETMKGIMHWINNDLKVQISYAEILASLELEDIPSEIVEMLSSLRSKEQK
- a CDS encoding ABC-F family ATP-binding cassette domain-containing protein, which produces MISITDLDFHFGSRTLYDKASLHIKPKDKIGLIGLNGRGKSTLLRILVGEYKPDGGSISMSKDVSLGFLNQDLLSYDSHEPILIVAMQAFGEALEVQKKIDEVLLEFETNYTDDLVEKLADLQERFEALGGYTMQARTEEILEGLGFTTEELQKPLKQFSGGWRMRVMLAKILLQQPSLLLLDEPTNHLDLPSIKWIENYLAGYEGAVIIVSHDREFLDRTTNTTVEVTGGKLVPYAGNYSFYLEEKEERNAIQKGAFENQQAQIRQAERFIERFKAKASKAKQAQSRVKALDKLERIEDVAADDAKVNIKFNFTVTPGRHILRMEHVGKKYADKLIFRDTHVHIERGDKIALIGANGKGKSTLMRLVAGQEAPTTGNHQLGHNVIMSFYAQHQLESLRIDNEILQEMVEAGSKRSEMELRSVLGSFLFTGDEVYKKIKVLSGGEKSRVALAKTLISEANFLLLDEPTNHLDMQSVNILIQALDQYEGTYIVISHDRFFVENVANKIWYIEDYQLKEYPGTYAEYEQWQEDRDKAAKKAGLPSPSAPKPLPKEEKKPVSSSEREANQQELKKVNKELKEIEGKITTLEKELAVYEKQLSDPNIYNNTAQLKDATMKFEQVKKELNRTNDQWEKLAERAEQLDK